In Fragaria vesca subsp. vesca linkage group LG1, FraVesHawaii_1.0, whole genome shotgun sequence, the sequence CTCGTGCAGGTCTCCTATGCCATTGGTGTCCCTGAGCCCTTGTCGGTCTTTGTTGAGACCTATGGAACTGGAAAGATCCCTGACAAGGAGATCCTTAAAATTGTGAAGGAGAACTTTGACTTCAGGCCGGGAATGATCACCATCAACCTGGATCTCAAGAGGGGTGGCAACAAACGATTCTTGAAGACAGCTGCCTATGGACACTTCGGAAGGGATGACCCTGACTTCACCTGGGAGGTTGTGAAGCCCCTCAAGTGGGAGAAGCCTCAGTCTTAAGTCTTGAGATTGGTTGATTCTGCCCTGCCTGTCATTCAGTGCTTGCATCAAAGTGGGATGAATAATATGCGTGTTCTCAAAGTCTAATGTCTAATTTTCATACGTTATGGCTGGTCTTTTCTACTATTTGTTTTTCTTATTTCAATGGATTACTGTATTTTCATCCACCAGTGTCTCTGTAATGAAACAGAATTTTGTCCAAAATGATGGCACTGAAGCTATCTATTGTATTAGTTATTAGCTTTGAAACATGAATCTGTGATTGCTTTCAGATTTGTTATATCAAAGAAACAAATTATCTGGTTCAATCTTTTCTGTTTCTCTGCTCTTAAACTCTGCCACATTGTTTGCTGAGACTTCCATGATGTATGGGTCTAAGTTCATGCGAGTACATTTTGCTAGTGCATAGTTGTGAGCAAGGTTCATGATATTGGGCATAGCAGGTATTGGCAGTTCGGCACTCAAATGTTAGGAACTGTTGTGCATTTGAGTGTATGAGACAATCTGAGAACATCTCTCATTATTGAAAACAGGGGAACAGAAACAAGTACAATAAGAGCAACAGACTTGTTAACCTTTGACATGGAAAAAGGACCGTCTGAAATGCAGTCCTATGAACTGACTCAACTGAGCATGATTCTTTTGAGCTTGATAGTGTCAAATGCCAACAGATGGGTTTCTGATAAACAATTAAACCGGTGCCATTGAAATGACAGTCCCAAGGTTCTTTCCGGTGGCCTTGTAGAACAGATTCATCGCAACTGAAGCATGTGAGATAACATTGTCCGGATCAAAGCAATTACCGCTCGGCAGAATAGGTCTGCAGTCTATTCCAGTTTGGCTGCAGCTGAAGTCAATGTTGTCGCGAAGCTTTTCCACATCTGCAGAAGGCTTGGCAATACACCATATGTTGGTGCAGCCTCCTCATTCTCTGTTACCTACAGAGAAGTTACAAAATATAACATAAAAAAAATAATAATAATCAAGTGACACAATACGCGTCAAATTCCAAGTCCGTTGAATTAGACAAATAAGCCTTTCTTTCTTCTTTCAAGAGAAGAAAATATAGAACTAAACAACGCACCTTTACTTGATCACTTTGAGTGATAGAATTCCTCGACTCTACAAGATCAAAGCTACCTCAAATGAGAAACTCTAAAATTCAAACTAACATATAGGCTTTGACCCTTATAAACGTAATAAAAGTAGTATTATTGACAATGGCTAGGTAGCACGCACCAGTGCAAGTAGCCAAACAAGAGAGAAGAGCTACTCCCACAGTGAGCAATGCCAAACGCCGCCGTGTAACCTGACTAACCTCCATTGTCTTGTCACTCTGAACAAGCCGGATAGTCTCAGAGAGAAATGTATACAGAGGGAGAGAGCTTATTGAATAAGTATGAGCAGTAGTGTGGCCTTTATATACTGAGATTGGAGAATACTTCAGTAGGGGGCATAGATTGAGATACCAAACATGTCCTTTGGTAAAGAGTAATATCATACTGGTTCAAGAGGGCAAAATTGTGAAAATAAGTTGCATTGATGCATATCGAAAGGGAAGTGAAATTCAGACTCCTTAAATTGTAATTCACACTCTCACTTTTCATTTATGATAACTAAAATTTTGTCCTTAGTGACTTAACTTTTGTCTTCTCATGTAAATGATAACTAAAAATAAAAAGTGAGAGTGTAGATTACAATTTAAAGAGTGTGAATTTCACATCCCTATAAAAATGGCGAAAGAAAGGGAGAATCTATGCACTGGGATTTTATGTAAAAGAAACCAAAATGAATAGCTTTAAGGTATAAGGACAGGATAGGACAGGTGAGTCTGATTTGCTTTTGTGGTACTTGTCCCTCGTGCACTTGATTTCCAATGGGTCACCATTCTGTGCACATATGCAGCATAGCATGGAAAAAAATTGGAAAGGGAAATGTACCGAGCAACAAGAAGCAAAGGGAATATAATGGCACATGTATTCATTTTGTTGAGTCGTTTTACTATTTATTAGGGAGTTCATGAGTCATGACATAATGATTACTGCATCACTGCTATATATGGGCTCTGTTATGGCATCAATAAATTGGGAATGGCTTTTTTATTTATTTATATTTATATGAGATAAATAAACTTCCATATGAATTAACAAGGAAAATGCAATTCCATCAAGTAGCTACACATTGGGCATTGTCTACGAGTTGTGGCTTATTGGTTAGCTAGCCTAATTGACATCATAGAGATCATATTTTTAAATCTCACCAAATCCAACACCGTAGACAAAGTATCGAAAATGTCTACAAAGTACATGTATTCAAACAAGCACCTACTAAGAAAGAGTACTGCTCTCTATGTTACACGGAAATGGAAACGAGTTTCAGTTTTCGATACTCGGAAACGTCAAAATCAAAATATAGTCTGATAGGAAACGTGGAGGAAACGTCAAAATTAAAATAAATATAATATTTATTATAATAAATATAATTTAAAAAAATAACATCAACAAAATAGTATACAATCAGACGCAACAAATCCAAACCAAACTCATAATAATCCTCCAAAAACCAAACAAAACCCAAACAGTGATACTAAACCAATTAGGTACCTAAAATTCACGAAACCCTAGCTTCAGCCCCAATTCACATTGACCCCCAAATCAGCCAAGCCTAGGAAAAAGACGAACCGGATAATCCTCAAAACGCTGGGAATCAAAGACCCAGAGTGGCGGAGATCAGATCGGAGACGAAAGTCGAAAACTTTAAATTGGGGGAAGTTGCAGAAGAAAAGAGAGGAGAAATTTGAAAAGGGGGTGGGCGATTTTGGAGGGTAATTGGGGGGGGGGGGGAATCGGTGATTGGCAAGAAGGAGAGATGGAGAATGGCGAAACGAAGACAGAAGGAGAAAGAGAGTTGCGCGAAATGAACGGCTGAGACAAAAGGGTTGCGTGACCTAATCCCTTTCTCTTTAGAGAAAGATCAAATTTGCCCCGCGTTTCAGAGACAATTACACAAAATGTTTCCATTAAAGGCGAAACGCGTTTCGGTGGTGTTTCAGAATAATACTTTTGTGGAAACGTGTTTCGGAGCGTTTCGTTTCCGAAACGTGAAACGCCAATACTGGTGTTTCGGTGCAACGTAGACTACTCTAATGACGACTCCATTTGCTTTGAAATAGCGGTGACATAATGGAATGATCAATTGACATGTAACACGATCACATATCCTAATATCTAATAAAACAGCTTTCCTACCATGTTGTCATCGGAGAATAAACCCGACAACACTTAGTTTCTTCTTGCCACAAGGAGGTTGCAACCATTTGACGACACAAAAGACGCGTCGTGTAACATCTCGAAATTTCGGATTTCTATTTTTAAAAGGAAAATTATTTTCAAGCAACTTTTTTGTTTCGAATTTTGTTATTCTTCAAATTTTTTGTGGCTTTCGAAAATTTTTCAAATTTTTGGTTTGTTAAGTTTTATCTTTTGAGCCCATAAGATTAAACTAGACGTCGTTACGAGTTCGTAGGATTTTATGGAAACATTTTCGGACATCGGAGCTATTTTTAATGATTTTTGGAAGTTTAGTATTATCCAAAAGTTATTTGAAAATAGAATTTTTAAAGGCAGTTTGATCTGGACCATTGGATCTTAAGCACCGTCTAATCTGCGCCGTTGAATTAGGAAAAAAATAATATATATATATATATATATATAGGATCAGATCATTATAGACCCAGACCGGGTCATTCTTGATTTGAACGGACGCTACGAGTAGACCCGACATGTTCTCCATCCTCCGAAAATGGCGAGGAGCAAGATGGGTAGCGGCGGCTTCCTCTCGTCCTCATGGTCTTTCCTATAGTCTCAGTTTCTTCAAAAGAGGTCGGGTGAGAGAGAATTGAAAGGGAGAAAGAGAGGCTGGGTTCCTCAGCCAACTTCCGATTCCGACAACGTTGACGCCTCTCACCGGTGTGGATAGCTTCGTCTCGGTGGTGTCAACATCCCTATGATCTTGGTTTCTTAAATCGACCTGTGGTGAGAGAGAATCGAAGAGGAGGACAGTTTTAGGGTTTCCGATCGGAGTTTCCGATTCCGGCCACGGCAGCGAGCGTGAACGGTATTGGTAGCTTCGTCTCGCCATCCTCGTTTTATATGTGGTCTCGGTTTTTTCATAGGAGTCTCCATGGGTGAGAATCGATTAATTGAAGTTCAAGGAGTATTCCGGCGAGAGTTCAATGTTTTATGGCGACTTTGAATCCAACTCAGGTATAGCCTATCCTGATGAGTTTACCTGTTTCTATAATGGAAATTGAATTTAGTTGGAATTTGAAGGATTTGGAATTTTGGAGTTTTGAGGTCATTTCGGGTTCACTGTTTGCATTGGTAATTTCTTTGTTCTTGTTCAGTTTTGAATCGTATGAAAACTGAAGAGTATGATTTTGATTGTTTGATGTATTGGATTACATAAATTTGAGATTTGAAGTGTTGGAATTTTGGTGTTGTGAGGATTATTGTATTTGATGTTATGCCACATTCCTTGTATTGAAGTAGAAACGAACTTTGCAATCAGGAATCTCAGATGCTTCTCACTAAAGCATATCTACAGAGCAAGCAAAGCATCGTCCACACTCATGGAATAAATTAGTTTGATAGCCCTCCTATCCATGCCTCTTCTGCCTAGCTGGATGATTTTGATGGAGTGACTCGGCAAAGAAACTTCTATGTTAGGCCTGATGTCAAACTAGCTAGTTTCTTTGTTTTTTTTGACCCTTTTGCTTACCAATTTTTTTTAAAGAAACAACTTAAAAGACATGTTTACTTAAATAGAATACTTAAACAGAATGAAATTAAAAAGTGAGGGAATGATTCCGACAGAGGAGAATTCCAGTGTTTATTTAGACATAATGGAATTGGAATGAGTGTAGGTACCACCTCGTAATAAGGAATCGATTCCTTGACAATCCTGAATTGTAATACCAAGGGGGAAAGTGGGATTAAGAATGATACCATCAGAAATAAACTTTTATTTCGAAAATACTCTCTTTAATTTTATTATGCTAATATTGAGGAATTTATTTAAAATGCTAATAATTTCAATTTTTTTTCTTAAAGACTTCTTTTTATATGCTAATAATAAACTATTTGTGGAAGTTGTTTAAATTTTTTTTTTGTATTTAAAAATTGCTTACTTGATTTAAATATAATATTACTAAAATGTATAAATGTATGATGCCTTAATTTTGTTGTTCAACCCTTACAACTTGAGGTTTGAGATACACCCAAAATGCTAATACTAGGTCCAAATATTTTGATAAATCATGGTAGAAAAGAGTTTATGCAAGGACGAGATTGCAATATACACAAGCGCACACATAGCCTCTATATTATATTGTTAATATGTAACCACATGATTACAATCAATACACTGAATAGAAATAATCATTTTGGTTTGTTAATTATACATAACTTTAACTGAGACAATCAAAACGACAAACAAAACTAGATCAACATATAAAGAAAAAATTGTGTTGAGAGTGATCGAAATGTGTAGCTTATTTTTTTATGAGTATTTTAGTAATTAATTACATTCATGTTCTAATTCCATGTGGTAAGTAAATAGCTTAATGAAATTGAAATCTTCGTATACTGTTCCATTCCGTATTTCATTCCATTTCTAATGAATTCGAATCCAACTAAGTAAACTGGCCCGACCCGTTGGCAGGCCCAACTGTAAGGCCCGTCAGGCGCGTAGGTAGGTCAAGTGGGTAGTTTTGCCGTTGTATAAATAAGCAGTTTGAGACGGAATAGTATTGAAACCTTTTCTTCTTCCTAAACCCTAAACCGCGATGTCAGACTTCTTACCCCAAGAAATCATACACAGAATCCTGTTGCACTTACCCGTCAAGTCGCTGATCAGATCCACCCTGGTATGCAAGTCATGGAAGTCACTGATCAAGTGCCCTGATTTCATTGAATCCCATCTCAGCACCACAATCGTCTCCAACGACGAAAAGGACTCTCACCTCCTTCTTCTCAGCGCATCATCGGAAGATGGTCACACTCGGCATCAGCATCACTCGTTGCGTTGGGATAGCCCCGAATTTGGTGCCCACTCCATGCTTCCAACTCCGGTCATTTACTTGGAAAACAAACCCGTTTCAGATCTGGGTGTGGTTGGAACTTGTAATGGGTTGGTATGTCTGGAGATAGACCGCACGGGCACGGGCAGTGATCCCATGCCGGTCTTAATTTGGAACCCATCGATTAGAAGAGTTGTCATGGTGCCTAAACCACCTCTCTGTTCTATCTCTACCGATGACAACAGGTACACAACGCTGGGCTTTGGCTATGCTGCGCATTCCAATGACTACAAGATTCTGAGAGTTGTGACTGATGTCACAACTAATGTTGATTATGATTCAATCGACGAAATTTTCGGAGTTGTGAATTTTGCTGATGATGATCGATTAATCACAACCTTTGTTCAGGTTTACTCCTTAGCCAGCGGATCCTGGAAGAGTCTTAGTGATTCGGTTGTACCTCTAGATTTGAAGGGTGGTGGTAATGAAGATTTTGTTTTTGTTAATGACACATTACATAAGCTTGAAGCCCGTTTTAATGAGGATGAGGATGAGGGTGAGTAT encodes:
- the LOC101301138 gene encoding F-box/kelch-repeat protein At3g23880-like; the encoded protein is MSDFLPQEIIHRILLHLPVKSLIRSTLVCKSWKSLIKCPDFIESHLSTTIVSNDEKDSHLLLLSASSEDGHTRHQHHSLRWDSPEFGAHSMLPTPVIYLENKPVSDLGVVGTCNGLVCLEIDRTGTGSDPMPVLIWNPSIRRVVMVPKPPLCSISTDDNRFTP